One Sphingomonas sabuli genomic region harbors:
- a CDS encoding ParB N-terminal domain-containing protein, which yields MLRYLALTSSIDEIVSAIGSNGYFESEPLIGVATAEGRITIIEGNRRLTALKLLLGERFDDMPARIAQAVERAAHRPAIVPVAIYDARADVLNYLGNKHIAGVKPWGALAKARYARQLFEVANGADFNERARAVARTIGSRTDFITRALKAHDAYEVAAHHEFFDLPDVDEESVKFSLLSTALDYDGIQNFVYDNPDDPVDQRVINQDRLRELFSWMFVKHEQGRTRLGESRNLVQLSRVVSNPDALEKFRRGMDLDQAYRFTDGIDEEFDSIIVSVQSSLRTANSIVAEVHYSEPRAATVTSIERQARNLKTAFDENNAD from the coding sequence GCCATAGGTTCAAATGGTTACTTCGAGTCGGAGCCTCTAATCGGTGTCGCTACAGCCGAGGGCAGAATCACCATCATCGAGGGCAACCGGCGCCTTACTGCTCTTAAACTTCTCTTGGGCGAGCGCTTCGATGATATGCCCGCGCGCATTGCACAGGCCGTTGAACGGGCTGCGCACCGTCCGGCAATCGTCCCCGTTGCTATATACGATGCGCGCGCGGATGTTCTAAATTATCTGGGCAACAAACACATCGCCGGCGTGAAACCATGGGGGGCGCTTGCGAAGGCGCGCTATGCAAGGCAGCTCTTCGAGGTTGCCAATGGAGCCGACTTCAACGAACGTGCCAGAGCTGTCGCTCGAACCATTGGGAGTAGAACCGATTTTATTACGCGCGCCCTTAAGGCGCACGATGCATACGAAGTCGCGGCGCACCATGAGTTCTTCGATCTTCCAGATGTGGACGAGGAGTCTGTTAAGTTCTCACTTTTGTCCACCGCTTTAGATTACGATGGTATTCAGAACTTTGTGTACGATAACCCCGATGACCCGGTCGATCAGCGAGTAATCAATCAGGATCGGCTTCGCGAACTATTCTCTTGGATGTTCGTCAAGCACGAACAAGGAAGAACACGTTTAGGAGAGTCACGAAACCTCGTTCAGTTGTCTAGGGTCGTTTCGAATCCCGACGCACTTGAGAAATTTCGCCGGGGTATGGATCTAGATCAAGCATATAGATTCACAGACGGCATTGACGAGGAATTCGACTCCATAATCGTGTCGGTTCAGAGTTCTCTAAGAACCGCAAACTCGATCGTCGCGGAAGTACATTACTCTGAGCCGCGCGCCGCGACTGTCACATCGATCGAGAGACAGGCGCGGAACCTCAAAACTGCGTTCGACGAGAACAATGCAGATTGA